The following proteins come from a genomic window of Vallitaleaceae bacterium 9-2:
- a CDS encoding bacteriohemerythrin: protein MLWNDRFAFGIPEIDEQHQQLFALIEQVNALERDVKDGIDCYDEVYNVLKELEDYTVYHFEEEEKVLRSAGYDDLAAHQKEHDSFVLKVKETLTEDLDLRQEGVIRDLSEFLLEWVSNHILYTDAKYVSVLNNRKKVE, encoded by the coding sequence ATGTTATGGAATGATCGATTTGCATTTGGAATACCTGAGATTGATGAGCAGCATCAGCAATTATTTGCACTTATTGAACAAGTAAATGCACTTGAGCGTGATGTAAAAGATGGTATTGATTGTTATGATGAAGTGTATAATGTATTAAAAGAGTTAGAAGATTACACGGTATACCATTTTGAAGAAGAAGAAAAAGTGCTAAGAAGTGCAGGATATGATGATTTGGCTGCACATCAAAAAGAACATGATTCATTTGTGCTAAAAGTTAAAGAGACATTGACAGAAGATTTGGATTTACGACAAGAAGGGGTTATTCGTGACTTGTCCGAGTTTTTGCTCGAATGGGTGTCGAACCACATATTGTATACAGATGCCAAGTATGTAAGTGTTTTGAACAATAGAAAGAAGGTAGAATAA
- the thrS gene encoding threonine--tRNA ligase: protein MMKVTLKDGSFKEYNEPKAIIDIAADISEGLARVACAAELNDEVVDLRTVISEDAQLNILTFQDEAGKRAYRHTASHIMAQAVKRLYPEVKLAIGPAIDTGFYYDFETENALKDEQLKAIEAEMKKIIKEKQPIERFELPRNEAIALMEEKQEPYKVELIQELAEDAIISFYQQGEFVDLCAGPHLMNTKAVQSYALLSTAGAYWRGDERNKMLSRIYGTAFSRKADLKDYLHQLAEAKKRDHNKLGRELGIFTTSDIVGQGLPLMMPKGAKLMQILQRYVEDIEENWGYEFTKTPIMAKSDLFKISGHWDHYKDGMFILGDEEKDEEVYALRPMTCPFQYVIYKATQHSYRDLPVRLSETSTLYRNESSGEMHGLIRLRQFTLSDAHIICTPSQLEQEFTSVVELLQEIMRALGIEEDVWYRFSKWDSKRTDKYIDNPEAWENTQNSMREILNHIGLDYYEADGEAAFYGPKLDVQFRNVHGKEDTLLTIQIDFALAERFDMSYVDRDNVKKRPFIIHRSSIGCYERTLAMLIEKYAGAFPLWMAPTQVKLLPISEKNHEYAEKVARKLKSMGLRVDIDMRAEKIGYKIREARLERLPYLAIIGQEEEEKNCVSVRSREKGDEGSIDLETFAKRLVEENASKYIYHQHMTEEEAE, encoded by the coding sequence ATAATGAAAGTAACATTAAAAGACGGCTCATTTAAAGAATATAATGAACCAAAGGCGATTATTGATATTGCTGCTGATATCAGCGAAGGTTTAGCACGTGTGGCATGTGCAGCAGAATTAAATGATGAAGTGGTAGATTTACGTACGGTGATTTCAGAAGATGCACAGTTAAACATTTTGACATTTCAAGATGAAGCAGGAAAGCGTGCTTATCGTCATACAGCATCCCACATCATGGCGCAAGCCGTAAAACGGCTATATCCAGAAGTAAAACTTGCCATTGGTCCAGCCATTGATACAGGGTTTTACTATGATTTTGAGACAGAGAATGCTTTAAAAGATGAACAACTTAAAGCAATTGAAGCGGAAATGAAAAAAATTATAAAAGAAAAGCAACCGATTGAGCGCTTTGAACTTCCTCGTAATGAAGCAATTGCACTTATGGAAGAAAAGCAAGAACCATATAAGGTTGAATTGATTCAAGAGTTGGCGGAAGATGCAATTATTTCGTTTTATCAACAAGGTGAGTTTGTTGATTTGTGTGCCGGACCCCACTTGATGAATACGAAAGCCGTTCAATCCTACGCGCTTTTAAGCACAGCAGGAGCTTACTGGCGAGGAGATGAGCGCAATAAGATGCTCTCTAGAATCTATGGAACGGCGTTTAGTCGTAAAGCAGATCTAAAGGACTATTTACATCAATTGGCTGAAGCAAAAAAACGCGACCATAATAAATTGGGACGTGAGCTAGGCATTTTTACAACATCAGATATTGTAGGTCAAGGTTTACCGCTTATGATGCCAAAGGGTGCAAAGCTTATGCAGATTTTACAACGTTATGTTGAAGATATCGAAGAAAACTGGGGTTATGAATTTACTAAGACGCCGATTATGGCAAAATCAGATTTGTTCAAGATATCGGGACATTGGGATCATTATAAAGATGGTATGTTTATCTTAGGAGATGAGGAAAAAGATGAAGAAGTTTATGCCCTTCGTCCGATGACATGTCCTTTCCAATATGTTATTTATAAAGCAACACAACATAGTTACCGAGATTTACCTGTGCGCTTGTCAGAGACCTCAACTTTATATAGAAATGAATCTTCCGGAGAGATGCATGGACTTATTCGACTTCGTCAATTTACCTTGTCGGATGCGCATATTATCTGTACACCGAGTCAGCTTGAACAAGAATTTACAAGTGTCGTAGAACTTCTACAAGAGATTATGCGAGCACTTGGTATCGAAGAAGACGTGTGGTATCGTTTTTCTAAGTGGGATTCAAAGCGTACGGATAAATACATTGATAACCCAGAAGCTTGGGAAAATACACAAAATAGTATGCGAGAAATACTAAATCACATTGGTTTGGATTATTATGAAGCGGATGGGGAAGCAGCTTTTTACGGTCCTAAATTGGATGTTCAGTTTAGAAATGTTCATGGAAAAGAAGATACATTGTTAACCATTCAAATTGACTTTGCTTTAGCAGAACGCTTTGACATGAGCTATGTTGATAGAGATAATGTTAAAAAACGCCCATTTATTATTCATCGAAGCTCTATCGGATGCTATGAGCGAACACTTGCGATGTTAATTGAAAAATATGCAGGAGCATTCCCATTATGGATGGCACCGACACAAGTGAAGTTGTTACCGATATCAGAGAAAAATCATGAGTATGCAGAAAAAGTTGCTCGTAAATTAAAGAGCATGGGATTGCGTGTGGATATTGATATGCGTGCAGAAAAGATTGGTTATAAGATTCGTGAAGCCAGACTTGAACGTTTACCATATCTTGCAATTATTGGACAGGAAGAAGAAGAGAAAAACTGTGTGAGTGTCCGAAGTCGTGAAAAAGGAGATGAAGGTTCAATTGACTTAGAGACATTTGCAAAACGTCTTGTTGAAGAAAATGCTTCTAAGTATATTTATCATCAACATATGACAGAGGAAGAAGCCGAATAA
- a CDS encoding chromate transporter, translated as MSNYLYLFFTFFRVGLFTIGGGLAAIPLLENYAIMYGWVDEKMFADMIAISESTPGPIGVNMATYVGLSQLGFGGSIVATAGIVMPSLLIIYGIAKFLKGVNEHWIVQGVLKGVRPTVIGIIGSTLLSIGRVSVLNTSTDVTWNSWFERIDFKSSILFCIFTIAVMKVKIHPIFFIIAAGAIGIILF; from the coding sequence ATGAGTAATTATCTATACCTTTTTTTTACTTTTTTTCGAGTAGGGCTCTTTACCATTGGAGGCGGATTAGCGGCAATTCCTCTATTGGAAAATTATGCTATCATGTATGGATGGGTTGATGAAAAAATGTTTGCAGATATGATTGCAATCAGTGAATCTACACCTGGACCGATAGGCGTAAATATGGCGACATACGTAGGACTATCCCAGTTGGGATTTGGAGGATCCATTGTTGCGACAGCAGGTATAGTCATGCCTTCGCTTCTAATTATCTACGGGATTGCAAAGTTTTTAAAGGGAGTTAATGAACATTGGATTGTACAAGGTGTTCTAAAAGGGGTTCGACCGACCGTTATTGGTATTATTGGCTCAACACTTCTATCAATTGGGAGAGTAAGTGTTTTAAATACATCTACAGATGTAACATGGAATTCATGGTTTGAACGCATTGATTTTAAAAGTAGTATTCTTTTTTGTATATTTACAATCGCTGTTATGAAAGTTAAAATTCATCCTATCTTTTTTATTATCGCTGCAGGCGCTATAGGTATAATTCTTTTTTAG
- a CDS encoding Rrf2 family transcriptional regulator, whose translation MRISAKGRYAIAATIYLAKRYANDEYITVISISEELDISKIYLEQVFSLLKQGDIVLSVKGSQGGYKLTRHPKHINVYEILSPIESALFETTKESVKKSAAHIEHSAQHLIYLPLDRTLQQFFQQITLEELVLEADKHNGEAGYMFYI comes from the coding sequence ATGCGTATTTCAGCAAAAGGTCGTTACGCCATTGCTGCAACTATATATTTAGCCAAGCGCTATGCCAACGACGAATACATAACTGTTATTAGCATCTCTGAGGAGTTAGACATCTCAAAGATTTACCTGGAGCAAGTGTTTTCCCTACTTAAGCAAGGAGATATTGTATTATCCGTAAAAGGATCACAAGGTGGATATAAATTGACACGTCATCCCAAACACATTAATGTTTATGAGATTTTATCGCCCATTGAATCGGCTTTATTTGAAACCACCAAAGAGTCCGTAAAAAAATCAGCTGCACATATCGAACACTCTGCTCAACATCTTATCTATTTACCACTTGATCGAACACTTCAACAATTTTTTCAACAAATCACTTTGGAAGAGCTTGTCCTTGAAGCTGATAAACACAATGGCGAAGCCGGTTATATGTTTTATATTTAA
- a CDS encoding chromate transporter, translated as MNNHDRSLIQLFFAFLKIGLFTIGGGYAMLPLIHKEVVEKYGWATDEEIINYYAIGQSTPGIIAINTATFVGVKQKGFIGGVAATLGMVTPSWIIITLLANVINTYKTNPYVEKAFMGIRIMVLALILSAIIKMGQKVLKTFSDYFLLAMGLIFVGFIDVTPIYIIILGGILGIIIQTAKSRWKKKEDMHE; from the coding sequence ATGAATAATCATGATCGATCGTTAATACAATTGTTTTTTGCATTTTTAAAGATTGGTCTATTTACAATAGGAGGAGGCTATGCAATGCTTCCTCTTATTCATAAGGAAGTAGTTGAAAAATATGGATGGGCAACGGATGAAGAAATTATTAACTACTATGCAATAGGCCAATCAACACCAGGTATCATTGCTATCAACACAGCAACCTTTGTTGGAGTCAAACAAAAAGGGTTTATTGGAGGCGTGGCTGCAACGTTAGGGATGGTCACACCTTCATGGATTATCATCACACTGCTGGCAAATGTAATCAACACATATAAGACAAATCCCTATGTGGAAAAGGCGTTTATGGGCATTCGCATTATGGTATTGGCATTAATATTGTCTGCTATTATTAAGATGGGACAGAAAGTTCTAAAGACGTTTTCGGATTATTTTCTGTTGGCGATGGGGTTGATTTTTGTTGGGTTTATTGATGTGACACCGATTTATATTATTATTCTTGGTGGAATTTTAGGGATTATTATTCAAACAGCAAAGTCGCGATGGAAAAAAAAGGAGGATATGCATGAGTAA
- a CDS encoding iron-containing alcohol dehydrogenase, with protein MKCECGREHVERIEKIQIEHHIDKVILDDLKTYAKEEVIIVTDIPVSEAYVCLIHQLNEQGYTILKLKRNMEVLPDEQGVGEILLHTTDRTKLMVGIGSGTINDLCRYVSYRLDIPYWIVMSAPSMDGYASTASPILVQGFKKTYYCHVAKRIYGEKDVINQAPKEMVVAGLGDLLGKITALTDWKMSHIIHGEYFCPRIYKGMYAYIDALMQHLIISDEGLHYGGTTEQQLGEFISESLIQSGIYMYYVGNSRPASGAEHLISHTLEMKAIEEGRKVDFHGIKVGMATQDVLKLYQGLYEDMDKVQVHYQLTDQQVLELRHAINKALSYEKLVKDYQKLIVHIREKYSKDQIIYAMKQGPIIRERFTVLSVCKALGWEML; from the coding sequence ATGAAGTGTGAATGTGGAAGAGAACATGTAGAACGTATTGAAAAAATACAGATTGAACATCATATTGATAAGGTTATCCTTGACGATTTAAAAACTTATGCTAAAGAGGAGGTTATTATTGTTACGGATATTCCGGTTTCAGAAGCATATGTATGCTTAATACATCAATTAAACGAACAAGGCTATACGATACTTAAGCTTAAACGTAACATGGAAGTATTGCCTGACGAACAAGGTGTTGGCGAAATCCTCTTACATACCACAGACAGAACAAAACTTATGGTGGGGATTGGCTCAGGAACCATCAACGATTTGTGCCGATATGTAAGTTATCGTCTAGACATTCCATATTGGATTGTTATGTCCGCGCCGTCAATGGATGGATATGCTTCCACAGCTTCACCAATTCTTGTCCAAGGGTTTAAAAAGACCTACTATTGTCATGTCGCAAAGCGGATATATGGAGAAAAAGATGTGATTAATCAAGCGCCCAAAGAGATGGTGGTGGCTGGATTAGGGGATTTATTGGGCAAGATAACGGCGCTGACGGACTGGAAGATGAGTCATATTATTCATGGGGAATATTTTTGTCCTAGAATTTATAAGGGAATGTATGCATACATTGATGCCTTAATGCAACACTTAATTATATCAGATGAAGGGTTGCACTATGGCGGCACTACAGAGCAACAACTTGGAGAGTTTATCAGTGAAAGTTTAATACAGTCAGGTATTTATATGTATTACGTAGGCAATTCTAGACCGGCTTCAGGTGCAGAACACCTTATTAGTCATACACTTGAGATGAAAGCTATAGAAGAAGGGCGAAAAGTTGACTTTCATGGAATTAAAGTGGGGATGGCAACCCAAGATGTATTAAAGTTATATCAAGGTCTCTATGAGGATATGGATAAAGTCCAGGTACACTATCAACTAACAGATCAACAGGTCTTAGAATTAAGACATGCCATTAATAAGGCGCTAAGTTATGAGAAACTTGTTAAGGACTATCAGAAATTGATTGTGCATATTCGAGAAAAATATTCAAAAGATCAAATAATCTATGCAATGAAGCAAGGTCCGATTATTCGAGAGCGATTTACAGTATTATCTGTGTGTAAGGCGCTTGGATGGGAGATGCTATGA